One region of Spirochaetota bacterium genomic DNA includes:
- a CDS encoding acyl-CoA dehydrogenase, whose protein sequence is YIKEFPVERLYRDAKLGEIGEGTSEIQRVLIAKDLIKKYAS, encoded by the coding sequence GCTATATCAAGGAATTCCCGGTGGAGCGCCTCTACCGCGACGCGAAGCTGGGCGAGATCGGCGAGGGCACCTCGGAGATCCAGCGGGTGCTGATCGCCAAGGATCTGATCAAGAAGTACGCATCGTAA